The following coding sequences are from one Vibrio syngnathi window:
- a CDS encoding pyridoxal-phosphate-dependent aminotransferase family protein, with product MSNLTLTTAIDSFYPPHRTLMGPGPSDISPQVLQALSRPTIGHLDPLFIAMMDELKQLLKYAFQTENEFTIAVSAPGSAGMETCFVNLIEPGDKVIVCRNGVFGERMRENVVRCGGEAILVDDEWGKPVSVKKVEKALAENPDAVAVAFVHAETSTGALSDAQAISATARQFDALSIVDAVTSLGGVPLLVDEWQLDAVYSGSQKCLSCVPGLSPVTFSQRAVDKMKARQAPVQSWFLDQSLVLGYWSGEGKRSYHHTAPVNSLYALHESLVLLKNEGLDNAWSRHYAMHQKLKAGVEALGLEFVVDEESRLPQLNALYFPEGIDEAKIRTQLLEEYNLEIGAGLGSLAGKAWRIGLMGYGARKENVALCLKALQDVLT from the coding sequence ATGTCTAATTTAACACTCACTACTGCTATTGATAGCTTTTATCCGCCACACCGAACGTTAATGGGGCCGGGGCCTTCAGACATTTCCCCTCAAGTTTTACAGGCTTTAAGCCGTCCAACCATTGGTCACCTAGACCCGCTATTTATTGCGATGATGGATGAGCTTAAACAGCTTCTCAAATACGCTTTTCAGACGGAAAACGAATTTACGATTGCCGTTTCTGCTCCAGGCAGTGCGGGCATGGAAACCTGTTTTGTTAACTTGATTGAACCTGGCGACAAGGTGATTGTTTGTCGCAATGGTGTTTTCGGTGAACGTATGCGAGAGAATGTTGTGCGTTGTGGTGGTGAAGCGATCCTTGTCGATGATGAGTGGGGCAAACCCGTTTCCGTTAAAAAGGTAGAAAAAGCATTGGCAGAAAACCCTGATGCTGTTGCTGTCGCATTTGTGCATGCCGAGACGTCTACAGGAGCATTATCGGATGCTCAAGCTATTTCAGCAACAGCTCGTCAGTTTGATGCGTTGTCGATTGTGGATGCGGTGACATCATTAGGTGGTGTGCCATTGTTAGTTGATGAATGGCAGCTTGATGCCGTTTACTCTGGCAGTCAGAAGTGTCTGTCTTGTGTACCTGGTTTATCTCCAGTGACGTTCTCTCAACGTGCTGTTGATAAAATGAAAGCACGTCAAGCTCCCGTACAAAGCTGGTTCTTGGATCAGAGCTTGGTATTAGGTTATTGGAGTGGAGAAGGTAAGCGTAGCTATCACCATACTGCGCCTGTGAACAGCCTATATGCTCTGCATGAGTCGTTGGTTTTATTGAAAAATGAAGGCCTAGACAATGCTTGGTCACGTCACTATGCGATGCACCAAAAACTTAAAGCAGGCGTAGAAGCTTTGGGGTTGGAATTTGTGGTTGATGAAGAGAGTCGCTTACCTCAATTGAATGCGCTTTACTTCCCTGAAGGGATTGATGAAGCCAAAATAAGAACGCAGCTGTTAGAAGAATATAACCTTGAAATCGGTGCTGGGCTTGGCTCTTTGGCTGGTAAGGCGTGGCGTATCGGCCTAATGGGTTACGGTGCTCGAAAAGAGAATGTCGCTTTGTGCTTAAAAGCGTTGCAAGATGTTTTAACATAA
- a CDS encoding IS630 family transposase, whose product MVKQQQFEYAYLFGSVCPERGIGEAIVVPWVNKDIMTNHLEQISKATEKGRHAVVIMDGAGWHTDDIAREFNNVSTIKLPPYSPELNPIEQVWSWLRQHYLANQSFTDYNDIVSKVCRAWNEFLECKDRVTKMSRRDWINLIS is encoded by the coding sequence GTGGTAAAACAACAGCAATTTGAATACGCTTATTTGTTTGGTTCGGTATGCCCTGAAAGAGGAATTGGCGAAGCCATAGTGGTTCCTTGGGTTAACAAGGACATAATGACAAATCACTTAGAGCAGATATCTAAGGCTACAGAAAAAGGACGTCATGCTGTCGTTATAATGGATGGTGCAGGCTGGCATACCGATGATATTGCGAGAGAATTTAATAACGTCAGTACTATTAAGCTTCCTCCCTACTCGCCAGAGCTTAACCCTATAGAGCAAGTTTGGAGTTGGTTGCGACAACATTATCTAGCGAATCAAAGTTTCACGGATTATAACGACATTGTTTCCAAGGTTTGTCGCGCTTGGAATGAATTTCTTGAGTGCAAAGATCGTGTCACAAAAATGAGCAGAAGGGATTGGATAAACCTGATCAGTTAA
- the istB gene encoding IS21-like element ISVch3 family helper ATPase IstB — MNALNDQLKTLRLSHAAKALEQQQEQLTTCAELDFEERLSLLLESEILNRNQSKIQRLKRQAKLRVDAQPSQLIYKEGRNLNRKQMSELLTGSYLYKHQNVLVTGPTGAGKTYLACALATSACDQQQTVRYYRLTRLLDDLTAGRLDGSYQKQLQSLTKKALLILDDWGMEKLTQEYAGHLLEVLEDRYHNSSTIVISQLPVKEWYNMIGNATVADALMDRLVHNSHRIELGGESMRKLAQSDHLE, encoded by the coding sequence ATGAATGCACTGAACGACCAACTCAAAACCCTACGCTTGAGCCATGCAGCGAAAGCATTAGAGCAGCAGCAAGAGCAACTGACCACCTGCGCAGAACTGGACTTCGAGGAAAGGCTAAGCCTACTTCTGGAAAGCGAGATCTTGAATCGCAATCAGAGCAAAATCCAACGCTTAAAACGACAAGCCAAGCTGAGAGTAGATGCGCAGCCGAGCCAACTCATCTATAAGGAGGGACGAAACCTCAATCGTAAACAGATGAGCGAACTTCTGACGGGCAGTTATCTATACAAACACCAGAACGTCTTGGTTACAGGCCCAACAGGCGCAGGCAAAACGTATCTTGCCTGCGCACTGGCAACCAGCGCCTGTGACCAACAACAAACGGTGAGATACTACCGATTAACTCGCTTGCTTGACGACCTGACCGCTGGTCGTCTGGATGGTAGCTATCAAAAGCAACTCCAATCGCTGACTAAGAAAGCCTTACTGATCCTCGACGACTGGGGGATGGAAAAACTCACTCAAGAGTATGCGGGTCACTTATTAGAAGTGCTGGAAGATCGTTATCACAACAGCAGCACAATCGTCATCAGCCAGTTACCTGTAAAGGAGTGGTACAACATGATCGGCAACGCCACCGTCGCGGACGCGCTAATGGATCGGCTAGTACACAATAGTCATCGAATAGAACTGGGAGGTGAGTCAATGAGAAAACTGGCGCAATCCGATCACTTAGAGTAA
- a CDS encoding PglL family O-oligosaccharyltransferase, whose product MATLHTSGTKLESQRTQLPLNKAFLASLAVVFLLAMHFFMPNPGGSGLALSFNPTTWLALSFTLAIGFYQLATNRALKYSKLTVGLLISCVILTLPIIYSNASPQAASGRLLGLWAGFTLFVVLQQFKFSNKHKQRILWFIVLAVVIQALFGYVQYFLLEPGNLFGYNTAANRPYGIFQQSNVMASFLATGFMLSAYLLARQPAKYNHKISESLLLYLTPALTVPLLIIIASRTGWLAAVIGFVCILPYLYKFSTKKRFYGWCASMLVGIVVAFSVISLSATDSLASKRTNLESPRAYTFPQALDMMIEKPFTGYGYGKFESEYTLYTARQHQLNSNYHPGLPAMDHPHNEFLFWGVEGGIVPIIGILIAAVLVMSRIASSAKGTRLALLALFIPILLHSQLEYPFYHSAIHWITFIILIYWVDQRTSRHYQQPFSIVSKTLFRVSSLVVPILVSFYMLSALHTNYVLTKFEMSKPKNPDILKQVTNPVVWKDRYDWDVYSTYLNIGLYKADPSLIQPYIDWSLEIIKSKPRPTFYSNLILAYQGLGDHSKAEQIRSEASFLFPNRDFSKVQYKKVSQEEDNLSSTE is encoded by the coding sequence ATGGCAACATTACATACTAGCGGTACCAAGCTAGAAAGTCAGAGAACTCAGCTTCCGCTTAACAAGGCATTCCTTGCCTCTTTAGCTGTTGTATTCTTATTAGCCATGCATTTTTTCATGCCCAATCCTGGAGGCTCCGGCCTCGCTTTATCCTTTAATCCAACCACTTGGTTAGCTCTTAGCTTTACGTTGGCGATTGGCTTCTACCAGCTTGCCACTAACCGAGCACTCAAATATTCAAAGTTAACCGTTGGCTTACTAATAAGCTGCGTGATACTGACGCTGCCCATTATTTACAGCAACGCCTCTCCTCAAGCCGCATCAGGCCGACTACTGGGATTGTGGGCGGGCTTTACATTATTCGTCGTGCTGCAACAATTTAAGTTCAGCAATAAGCACAAGCAGCGCATATTGTGGTTCATTGTGCTTGCTGTTGTCATACAGGCACTATTTGGCTATGTGCAATATTTCCTATTAGAACCTGGTAACCTATTTGGCTACAACACTGCGGCCAATAGACCTTATGGGATATTCCAACAATCGAATGTTATGGCAAGCTTTCTTGCTACAGGTTTTATGCTGTCAGCTTATCTCTTAGCAAGGCAGCCTGCTAAATATAACCATAAGATCAGCGAATCACTCCTACTGTATTTAACACCAGCCTTAACCGTACCTCTGCTGATCATCATCGCATCACGTACCGGATGGTTGGCTGCCGTCATTGGGTTTGTATGCATTCTGCCTTATCTATACAAGTTCTCGACCAAGAAACGCTTCTACGGGTGGTGTGCATCAATGCTCGTCGGTATCGTGGTCGCTTTTTCGGTTATCAGCCTTAGTGCAACTGATAGCCTCGCAAGTAAAAGGACGAACTTAGAAAGTCCACGAGCTTATACCTTTCCACAAGCGCTCGATATGATGATCGAAAAACCATTTACCGGTTATGGCTACGGAAAGTTCGAATCCGAATACACGCTATACACAGCCCGCCAACATCAACTTAACTCAAATTATCATCCCGGCCTTCCTGCAATGGATCACCCACACAATGAGTTCCTGTTTTGGGGGGTTGAAGGCGGAATAGTACCAATCATCGGGATCTTGATTGCTGCAGTGTTGGTGATGTCACGCATAGCAAGCTCAGCGAAAGGAACACGTCTAGCACTACTTGCGCTATTCATACCGATACTCTTACATTCTCAGCTTGAGTATCCTTTTTACCACTCGGCGATTCACTGGATAACCTTTATCATTTTGATTTACTGGGTCGATCAACGGACTTCTCGCCACTATCAGCAGCCGTTTAGTATTGTCAGTAAAACCCTATTCAGAGTGTCGAGCTTAGTCGTTCCTATCTTGGTGAGTTTTTACATGCTGAGTGCCTTACACACCAATTATGTACTCACTAAATTTGAAATGTCTAAGCCGAAAAACCCGGACATTCTTAAGCAGGTAACGAACCCCGTAGTCTGGAAAGATCGCTATGATTGGGACGTATACAGTACCTATCTAAATATCGGCCTCTACAAAGCCGATCCTAGCCTGATCCAACCTTATATAGATTGGTCGTTAGAGATCATAAAGAGTAAGCCAAGGCCTACTTTCTACAGTAACCTGATTCTCGCGTATCAAGGATTAGGTGATCACAGCAAGGCAGAACAAATTCGCAGTGAAGCGAGCTTCTTGTTCCCAAATCGAGACTTTTCAAAGGTTCAGTATAAGAAAGTATCACAAGAAGAAGATAACCTGTCGTCTACTGAGTGA
- a CDS encoding cation:proton antiporter translates to MSVYYTLCFLSAAAMLIAFVNTKIGKMQTTIAITAGSMMLSLLIIIAGQNNWFQLADIASETVASINFEDFLLKGILGFLLFAGGLGIKLPNLKDQKWEITILALGATLFSTFFIGFVLYGFCQLIGIQFDLIYCLLFGSLISPTDPIAVLAIVKKLDAPRRISTQIEGESLFNDGFGLVIFVTLFTIAFGTEAPTVSSVTMLFVQEAIGGIVYGFALGLVFHYLISNTDDHSMELLLTIGIPTAGYAFAEVLHVSGPLAMVVSGIMIGNWTRFIGFSKESEDHLDHFWELIDEFLNGVLFLLIGMSMLLFKFHQEDWILMAFAVPLVLSARYLSVFLSYIGFKRFRTYNPWSIKILTWGGLRGGLALAMALSIPSGIWVIEDKAIDVKEIILVMTYAVVVFSILVQGSTITPMIEKAKQAEKEMN, encoded by the coding sequence ATGTCGGTCTATTACACCTTATGCTTCTTGTCCGCTGCTGCCATGCTTATTGCTTTCGTTAATACCAAAATTGGTAAAATGCAGACAACCATCGCCATCACAGCTGGCTCAATGATGCTATCTCTCTTGATTATCATTGCGGGACAAAACAATTGGTTCCAATTGGCTGACATCGCCTCAGAAACCGTTGCCAGTATCAACTTTGAAGATTTCCTTCTGAAAGGAATTCTGGGGTTCTTACTCTTTGCAGGTGGTTTGGGGATTAAATTACCTAATCTAAAAGATCAAAAATGGGAAATAACGATACTCGCTCTTGGCGCTACACTATTTTCGACATTCTTTATTGGCTTTGTACTTTATGGATTCTGTCAACTTATCGGTATTCAATTTGACCTAATTTATTGCTTACTGTTTGGTTCTCTAATCTCTCCAACCGATCCAATCGCTGTATTAGCAATAGTGAAGAAGCTCGATGCTCCCAGACGAATCTCTACTCAAATCGAGGGAGAATCTCTATTCAACGATGGTTTTGGCCTAGTCATCTTCGTTACCTTATTTACTATCGCATTCGGTACAGAAGCGCCAACAGTCAGCAGTGTTACTATGCTTTTTGTCCAAGAAGCGATCGGCGGAATTGTCTACGGTTTTGCTTTAGGCCTCGTATTCCACTACTTGATTAGCAACACAGATGACCACTCAATGGAGTTACTATTAACCATCGGTATCCCAACTGCTGGTTATGCCTTTGCTGAAGTTCTACATGTATCGGGACCATTGGCAATGGTGGTATCAGGTATCATGATTGGTAATTGGACACGCTTTATTGGATTCTCGAAAGAGAGTGAGGATCACCTAGACCATTTCTGGGAATTAATCGATGAGTTCTTAAATGGCGTACTATTCTTATTGATCGGTATGTCGATGTTGTTATTCAAATTCCACCAAGAAGACTGGATCTTAATGGCGTTCGCAGTACCTCTAGTATTGAGTGCACGCTACCTAAGCGTTTTCTTGTCTTATATTGGGTTTAAACGCTTTAGAACTTACAACCCTTGGTCAATCAAGATCCTGACTTGGGGCGGCTTGCGTGGAGGTCTAGCTCTAGCCATGGCACTTTCAATCCCTTCAGGCATATGGGTAATTGAAGACAAGGCAATAGATGTTAAAGAGATAATCCTCGTTATGACGTACGCCGTTGTTGTGTTCTCAATCTTAGTTCAAGGATCAACAATCACTCCAATGATAGAAAAAGCGAAACAAGCTGAGAAAGAAATGAACTAA
- the metH gene encoding methionine synthase, translating into MGSNVRQKIDALLKQRILLIDGGMGTMIQDYKLEEQDYRGERFADWHSDLKGNNDLLVLSQPKLIKDIHMEYLEAGADILETNTFNATTIAMADYDMESLSEEINFTAAKLAREAADEWTAKTPDKPRFVAGVLGPTNRTCSISPDVNDPGYRNVSFDELVEAYSESTRALIKGGSDLILIETIFDTLNAKACSFAVESVFEEVGITLPVMISGTITDASGRTLSGQTTEAFYNALRHVKPISFGLNCALGPDELREYVGEMSRISECNVSAHPNAGLPNAFGEYDLSPEDMAEHVKEWAESGFLNLIGGCCGTTPEHIRHMAEAVEGVTPRQLPDLPVSCRLSGLEPLTIAKESLFVNVGERTNVTGSARFKRLIKEELYDEALSVAREQVENGAQIIDINMDEGMLDAEACMVKFLNLCASEPEISKVPVMVDSSKWEVIEAGLKCIQGKGIVNSISLKEGKEKFVEQAKLVRRYGAAVIVMAFDELGQADTRERKVEICTNAYNILVDEVGFPPEDIIFDPNIFAVATGIDEHNNYAVDFIEAVGDIKRDLPHAMISGGVSNVSFSFRGNNYVREAIHAVFLYHCFKNGMDMGIVNAGQLEIYDNVPEDLREAVEDVVLNRRDDSTERLLDIATEYLERAVGKVEDKSALEWRTWPVEKRLEHSLVKGITDFIVEDTEEARVNASRPIEVIEGPLMDGMNVVGDLFGEGKMFLPQVVKSARVMKQAVAHLEPFINATKDVGATNGKILLATVKGDVHDIGKNIVGVVLQCNNYEIIDLGVMVSCEKILKVAKEENVDIIGLSGLITPSLDEMVHVAKEMERQGFKLPLLIGGATTSKAHTAVKIEQNYSEPVVYVNNASRAVGVCTSLLSNELKPAFVEKLDIDYDRVRDQHNRKKPRTKPVTLERARANKVAIDWNAYTPPAPAKPGVHIFNDFDVATLRQYIDWTPFFMTWSLVGKYPAILNHEEVGDEAKRLFKDANDLLDRVEREKLLEARGMCAMFPANSVGDDIEVYTDESRTEVLKVLHNLRQQTEKPKGFNYCLSDYIAPKDSGKADWIGGFAVTGGIGERELADDYKAKGDDYNAIMIQAVADRLAEAFAEYLHKEVRKDIWGYSPDEDLSNDDLIREKYQGIRPAPGYPACPEHTEKGTLWELMDVEKAIDMSLTTSYAMWPGASVSGMYFSHPDARYFAIAQIQQDQVDSYADRKGWGMLEAEKWLGPNIN; encoded by the coding sequence GTGGGAAGTAATGTAAGGCAAAAGATTGACGCTCTGTTGAAGCAACGAATTTTACTGATTGATGGTGGCATGGGCACCATGATTCAGGATTATAAATTGGAAGAGCAAGACTATCGTGGTGAGCGATTTGCTGATTGGCATAGTGACTTAAAAGGTAACAATGACCTTTTGGTACTTTCTCAGCCTAAGCTTATCAAAGATATCCATATGGAGTATTTAGAAGCCGGTGCTGATATCCTCGAGACCAATACCTTTAATGCTACAACCATTGCTATGGCTGACTACGATATGGAAAGCCTTAGCGAAGAAATTAACTTTACAGCTGCAAAATTAGCTCGTGAAGCGGCAGACGAATGGACGGCAAAGACCCCAGACAAACCCCGTTTCGTAGCGGGTGTGTTAGGTCCAACTAACCGAACGTGTTCTATCTCCCCAGACGTTAATGATCCGGGCTATCGTAATGTTAGCTTTGATGAGCTTGTTGAAGCTTACTCCGAATCGACACGAGCACTTATCAAAGGCGGCTCAGATCTTATTCTTATCGAGACTATCTTCGACACGTTAAATGCAAAAGCATGTTCTTTTGCGGTTGAATCTGTTTTTGAAGAGGTAGGCATCACGCTTCCTGTGATGATCTCCGGTACCATTACTGACGCTTCAGGTCGTACGCTTTCAGGGCAGACAACAGAAGCCTTCTATAACGCCCTTCGTCATGTTAAACCTATCTCATTTGGATTGAACTGTGCATTAGGTCCTGACGAATTGCGAGAGTACGTTGGTGAGATGTCTCGTATCTCAGAATGTAACGTTTCCGCCCACCCTAACGCGGGTTTACCTAATGCGTTCGGTGAGTATGACCTTTCTCCTGAAGATATGGCTGAACACGTTAAGGAATGGGCCGAGAGTGGCTTCTTGAACCTAATTGGTGGTTGTTGTGGTACGACGCCAGAACATATACGTCACATGGCTGAGGCCGTTGAAGGCGTAACGCCACGTCAATTACCTGATTTGCCCGTTTCTTGTCGCCTTTCTGGCCTAGAACCACTGACGATAGCTAAAGAATCGCTATTCGTGAATGTGGGTGAGCGTACTAACGTTACCGGTTCTGCTCGGTTTAAGCGATTGATTAAAGAAGAGCTCTACGACGAAGCTTTGAGTGTTGCTCGAGAGCAAGTTGAGAACGGTGCTCAGATTATCGATATCAACATGGATGAAGGGATGCTAGACGCTGAGGCGTGTATGGTTAAATTCCTTAATCTATGTGCGTCTGAGCCAGAGATCTCGAAAGTACCAGTCATGGTCGACTCTTCAAAATGGGAAGTTATCGAAGCAGGTCTGAAATGTATTCAGGGTAAAGGTATCGTTAACTCGATCTCATTGAAGGAAGGGAAAGAGAAGTTTGTCGAGCAAGCTAAATTAGTTCGTCGTTATGGTGCAGCAGTCATTGTGATGGCATTCGATGAACTAGGGCAGGCTGATACTCGAGAGCGCAAAGTCGAGATCTGTACTAATGCCTACAATATTCTTGTTGATGAAGTTGGTTTCCCGCCAGAAGATATTATTTTTGACCCGAACATTTTCGCTGTGGCTACTGGTATTGATGAGCATAACAACTATGCGGTCGATTTCATTGAAGCGGTAGGGGACATCAAACGCGATCTTCCTCATGCGATGATCTCGGGTGGTGTGTCGAATGTTTCGTTCTCTTTCCGCGGTAATAACTACGTTCGTGAGGCAATCCACGCAGTATTCCTATATCACTGTTTTAAAAACGGTATGGATATGGGCATCGTGAATGCTGGGCAATTAGAGATTTACGATAATGTGCCTGAGGATTTACGTGAAGCCGTTGAAGATGTGGTTCTAAACCGCCGAGATGATTCTACTGAGCGCTTGCTCGATATCGCGACTGAATATCTAGAGCGTGCAGTCGGCAAAGTGGAAGATAAATCGGCTTTAGAGTGGCGCACCTGGCCAGTAGAAAAGCGCTTAGAGCACTCTTTGGTGAAAGGCATTACTGATTTCATCGTTGAAGATACCGAGGAAGCTCGTGTTAATGCCTCTCGTCCTATCGAGGTGATTGAAGGTCCATTAATGGATGGCATGAACGTAGTTGGTGACCTCTTTGGTGAAGGTAAGATGTTCCTTCCTCAAGTGGTGAAATCTGCCCGTGTTATGAAGCAAGCGGTAGCCCATCTAGAGCCATTTATTAATGCAACCAAAGACGTTGGTGCAACTAACGGAAAAATTTTACTGGCGACCGTAAAAGGCGATGTTCACGATATTGGTAAAAACATTGTGGGCGTTGTCTTGCAGTGTAATAACTACGAAATTATCGATCTGGGCGTGATGGTTTCATGTGAAAAAATCCTTAAGGTAGCCAAAGAAGAAAACGTCGATATCATTGGTCTTTCGGGTTTAATCACTCCTTCATTGGATGAGATGGTTCATGTGGCTAAAGAGATGGAGAGACAAGGGTTTAAACTGCCTCTTCTGATTGGCGGAGCAACCACATCTAAAGCGCATACTGCTGTTAAGATTGAACAGAATTACTCTGAGCCTGTGGTCTACGTAAACAATGCTTCACGGGCAGTGGGTGTGTGTACTTCATTGCTATCTAACGAGCTGAAACCTGCATTTGTCGAGAAATTGGATATTGATTACGATCGCGTTCGCGATCAACACAATCGTAAGAAGCCTCGAACTAAGCCTGTCACGCTTGAAAGAGCTAGAGCTAATAAAGTTGCTATCGATTGGAATGCGTACACTCCCCCTGCACCTGCTAAGCCGGGAGTACATATTTTCAATGATTTTGATGTAGCGACTTTGCGCCAGTATATCGATTGGACTCCATTCTTTATGACATGGTCATTGGTCGGAAAGTATCCAGCAATTCTTAATCATGAAGAGGTAGGTGATGAAGCGAAGCGCCTCTTCAAGGATGCTAACGATTTACTCGACCGTGTAGAGAGAGAGAAATTGCTTGAAGCTCGCGGTATGTGTGCCATGTTCCCTGCTAACAGTGTTGGCGATGATATTGAAGTGTATACCGATGAATCGCGTACTGAAGTATTAAAGGTTCTGCACAACCTTCGTCAGCAAACCGAAAAGCCAAAAGGATTTAACTACTGTTTGTCAGATTACATTGCGCCAAAAGACAGCGGTAAAGCGGATTGGATTGGTGGTTTTGCAGTGACCGGTGGTATTGGTGAGCGAGAGCTAGCTGATGATTACAAAGCGAAAGGCGACGACTATAATGCGATCATGATTCAGGCGGTTGCAGACCGATTGGCTGAAGCGTTCGCTGAATACTTGCATAAAGAAGTGAGAAAGGACATTTGGGGCTACTCGCCAGATGAAGATTTGTCTAACGACGACTTGATTCGCGAGAAGTACCAAGGTATTCGTCCAGCCCCAGGTTACCCTGCTTGCCCAGAGCATACAGAGAAAGGCACGTTGTGGGAGTTAATGGACGTTGAAAAAGCAATCGACATGTCACTAACCACGAGTTACGCAATGTGGCCAGGTGCCTCAGTGTCTGGTATGTATTTCTCACATCCTGATGCCCGATACTTTGCTATTGCACAGATTCAACAGGATCAAGTGGATAGCTATGCCGACCGTAAAGGTTGGGGTATGTTGGAAGCTGAGAAGTGGTTAGGTCCAAACATTAACTAG
- the lysC gene encoding lysine-sensitive aspartokinase 3: MSASNVAGSFNVAKFGGTSVANFEAMSRCAAIIENNSNTKLVVSSACSGVTNLLVELANGVQDKTRRQELVTQLTDIHNTILAQLADPSSIEKEVHSILDDIASAAEAASFQVSTKLTDHLVACGELMSTHILAQIIRERGTPAVRFDIREVMCTNDDFGKAEPQLEDIAALAQQKLIPLCEKQVVVTQGFIGADREGNTTTLGRGGSDYSAALIAESVQAIGLEIWTDVPGIYTTDPRIAPKASPIPEISFSEASEMANFGAKILHPSTLVPALRHQIPVFVGSSKAPELGGTWIRQQVESSPLFRALALRCNQTMVTLRSANMFHAYGFLAKVFEILAKHKISVDLITTSEISVSLTLDQTDTSGGAPQLPEAARIELEKLCSVDIEHDLCLVALIGNNMSESKGYAKQVFGTLEDFNLRMICYGASPHNLCFLLDESVSKLAIQKLHQELFE; this comes from the coding sequence GTGAGTGCATCTAATGTAGCTGGTTCTTTTAATGTCGCTAAGTTTGGTGGAACAAGTGTTGCCAACTTTGAAGCAATGAGCCGTTGTGCTGCTATTATTGAAAACAACTCAAATACGAAACTGGTCGTGAGTAGCGCATGCTCTGGCGTCACTAATCTGCTTGTTGAACTCGCGAATGGTGTTCAAGATAAAACTCGTCGCCAAGAACTAGTCACACAGTTAACCGACATTCATAATACGATTCTTGCTCAGTTAGCCGATCCGAGCAGTATCGAGAAAGAGGTTCATAGCATTCTCGATGATATTGCGAGTGCAGCCGAAGCAGCATCATTCCAAGTAAGCACAAAGCTTACTGACCACCTTGTCGCATGTGGCGAACTGATGTCGACACATATCCTCGCTCAAATCATTCGCGAACGTGGCACACCAGCGGTTCGTTTTGACATCAGAGAAGTGATGTGCACCAATGATGACTTCGGTAAAGCAGAACCACAACTGGAAGATATTGCAGCCCTTGCACAGCAGAAACTGATTCCACTTTGCGAAAAACAAGTTGTCGTTACCCAAGGTTTTATCGGTGCCGATAGAGAGGGTAACACCACAACGTTAGGTCGTGGCGGCAGTGATTACTCAGCGGCACTGATTGCAGAATCGGTACAAGCGATTGGTTTAGAAATTTGGACTGATGTTCCAGGCATCTACACCACAGATCCACGCATCGCACCGAAAGCATCTCCTATCCCAGAGATCAGCTTCAGTGAAGCATCTGAGATGGCAAATTTTGGCGCGAAGATATTACACCCTTCGACTCTAGTTCCTGCACTACGCCATCAAATCCCGGTTTTTGTCGGCTCATCAAAAGCACCAGAGCTCGGTGGAACATGGATTCGTCAACAGGTTGAAAGCTCTCCTCTATTCAGAGCGCTGGCCCTGCGCTGCAACCAAACCATGGTTACACTGCGTAGCGCTAACATGTTCCATGCTTACGGCTTCCTAGCAAAAGTATTCGAGATCCTGGCTAAACATAAGATCTCGGTCGATCTTATCACTACCTCAGAGATCAGTGTCTCACTTACTCTCGATCAAACAGATACATCGGGTGGTGCTCCTCAGCTACCAGAAGCCGCTCGAATTGAGCTTGAAAAGCTGTGTTCTGTGGATATTGAACATGACCTATGTCTTGTTGCTCTTATTGGCAACAACATGAGTGAAAGCAAAGGCTATGCGAAGCAGGTGTTCGGCACGCTTGAAGACTTCAACCTACGTATGATTTGTTACGGAGCGAGCCCACACAACCTATGCTTCTTGCTTGATGAATCTGTCTCAAAGTTAGCGATTCAAAAGCTACATCAAGAGCTGTTTGAATAA
- a CDS encoding helix-turn-helix domain-containing protein, whose translation MEGLQDKPRTGRPAYLNDEQRKQLSSFIKKEAESPSGGRLVGSDIHDYIVKHFDKYYHPNSIYYLLDHMGFSWITSRSKHPKQSQQIQDDFKKIQNRNDP comes from the coding sequence TTGGAAGGACTTCAAGATAAACCTCGCACAGGCAGACCAGCCTATCTCAATGATGAACAACGAAAACAACTCAGCTCGTTCATAAAGAAAGAAGCAGAGTCCCCTTCTGGCGGACGCCTTGTCGGGAGTGATATACATGACTACATCGTGAAACACTTCGATAAATACTACCACCCTAATTCTATCTATTATCTTCTCGACCACATGGGCTTCTCTTGGATAACTTCTCGCTCCAAACACCCTAAACAATCACAGCAAATCCAAGACGATTTTAAAAAAATTCAAAATAGAAACGATCCTTAA